The following DNA comes from Microbacterium wangchenii.
TTCCACGGTAGGTCCCTCGCCCGGCGAACGAGGAGATCCGGCCGATCGAAGGTCCGAAAGACCCGGGTGCTCTCGATCCGCGAGAGTCCTCGATTCCCGCGCAGCTACGCGCGAGGGTGCGCGAGCCGGTACGACTCCTTCAGGCGCTCGCTGGAGACATGCGTGTAGATCTGCGTCGTGCCCAGGCTCGCGTGTCCGAGGATCTCCTGCACGGCGCGGAGGTCGGCGCCGCCGTCCAGGAGGTGGGTTGCGGCGGAATGGCGCAGCGCGTGGGGCCCCACCGCCGCCGATCCCACGGCCGGCCCGACCGTGCGGGTGACCAGGTCGTACACCGTGCGCACCCCCAGGCGCCGTCCGCGGACGCCGAGGAAGAGTGCGGCCCCGGCATCGTCCGCGCGCGCGGCGAGCGCGGGCCGGGCACGCACGAGGTACCCGTCGAGGGCCCGGGCGGCGGCGCCGCCGTACGGCACGACCCGCTCCTTCGATCCCTTGCCCAGCACCCGCACGGTCCGCCGCTGCGGGTCCAGGTCATCCACGTCGAGTCCGCACAGCTCCGACACGCGCACGCCCGCGCCGTACAGGAGCTCGAGCACGGCGGAGTCGCGCAGCGTCACCGGGTCGCCCTCTGCGGCGCGGACCGCGAGCTCTTCGAGCACCTCGCGCAGCGAGTCGGCCGAGGCGACCTGCGGCAGCGTGCGTCCGCGTTTGGGATTGGTCAGCCGGAGCGTCGGGTCGGACTCGATGAGGTGCTCCTCCCGCGCCCAGCGGAACAGTCCGCGCACGGCGGCGGTGCGCCGCGCCAGCGTGCTGCGCGCCAGCCCGTGCTGCGCCGCGCCCCATGACCACTCCCGCAGGTGCTCGACGTCCACCTCCGCCAGCGGCGCGTCGCCGACGGTGGCGATCAGATCGTCGAGGTCGGACCGGTAGGCGCGCACCGTCGCCGGCGCAAGCCGCCGCACCGACTCCAGGTCGGCGAGGTAGGCGTCGGTCGCGGCACTCAGCAGCACTCTCCCAGAATGCCCCGCCGCGCCGCCCGTGGGGGGCGGGCGCGCGGCGGGTCACCGGGTCGGCGCGCGTCGCCAGCCGTCCCCGTCGGCCAGGAGGTCGCCGGACAGGGCGGCCAGGCCGAGCAGCGCCTCCACCTCCGCCGGCGCCAGGCCACTGCGCCGCGCCAGCTCGAGGGCCGGCGTCGCGACACGCGTGCTCGCGGCATCGAGCAGGCGCGTGAGCTCGGAGGTGCGGCTTCCGGTCGCCACTGGCGCCGCCACGGTGAACCCGAGAAGCTCTCGCACGTCGTCGGCGCCGGTGATGCACACCCCGTCGAACTCCCGCAGGATGCGGTGCGCCCCCGCGGATGCGGCGCTGGTGACCGGCCCGGGAACAGCACCGAGCGCCCGGCCGAGGGAGGCCGCGTGCGCGGCGGTGTTGAGCGACCCGCTGCGCACGCCGGCCTCCACGATGATCGTGGCGTCGGACAGCGCCGCGATGAGCCGGTTGCGCGCGAGGAACCGCCACTTGCTGGGTGCCGTGCCGCACGGCGTCTCCCCCGCCACCACGCCGTGGCTCGCGATGCGGCGGAGAAGGTCGGTGTGACCGGTCGGATACGGGCGGTCGACCCCACCGGCCAGGAGGGCGACGGTGCGGCCGCCGGCGGACAGCGCGGCCCTGTGCGCGGCGCCGTCGATCCCGTAGGCGGCGCCGGAGACGACCGTCACCCCCTCGCCGGCCAGCTCGGCCGACAGCTCCGCGGCCACATGCTCCCCGTAGCCGGTCGCCGCGCGGGCGCCCACCAGAGCGACCGCGGGCGTGACGTTCCAGTCGCCGGGCGTCCCCTGCATCCACAGCGCATGCGGCGCGTGCTCGCCCAGGTCATCCAGGCGGGTCGGCCATTCCGCGTCCCCGGGTACGACGAGCCGGGTTCCCGAACGCCGGGCGCGCTCCAGCGCCGTGGCGACGAGTGCGGGGTCGGCCCGCGGCATCCACCGCTCCCGCGCGGTCGCCATCTCCCGCGGCGACACGGGCGACTCCGCTGCGGCGCCGGAGAGGGCGTGCCGCAATGCGGGCGCCGCGCCCAGGTGCGCGATCAGCGCTCCGGCGACGCGGTCGCCCGGTTCGGTGAGCACGCTCCACACGGCACGGGCGTACACGTCGGCGGATGCAGCGGATGCGGCGCGCACGCCGCGCAATGCCGCGGTGGACGCGTCGGCCGACAGATCGAATCCACTCATGCCATGACCCCTCTCTTGAGGAAGAGGGCGCGTCCGATGTCGCCGACGTCCACGGTGGCGCGCCCGGCGAGGTCGGCGAGGGTCCAGGCGACCCGCAGGACGCGGTCATAACCGCGCAGCGTGAGCGCGCCGCGATGCAGGGCGGCATCGAGCGGCCGACGCACGATGGGCGCCAGGGCGAGCGGGCCCTGGCGAAGCCATGTCCCCGGCACGTCGGCGTTGCGGCGCCACGGTGTCTCCTTGAGCCGCGCCAGGGTGCGCTCCCGTGCGGCGAGCACCCGTCCGCGCGCGGCGGCGCTGGTCGTCACGTGTGGTGCCGCGTCGCGGTGGGCGACGGAGACCCGCCGCAGCGACAGCTCGATGTCGATGCGGTCCAGCAGCGGGCCGGACAGGCGCCCGAGGTAGCGGCGGATCGCGTGCGGCGGGCACACGCACGTGCCGCCGGGAACCCCGTACTGACCGCACGGGCATGGATTGGTCGCGAGCACCAACTGGAACCGGGCCGGATAGGACGCGTACGCCCCGGTGCGGTGGATGGCGATCGTGCCGGACTCCAGCGGCTGCCGCAGGGCATCCAGCGCCGATGCCGCGAACTCGCCCGCCTCGTCGAGGAACAGGACTCCGCCGCTCGCACGCGCGATCGCACCCGGGCGCACGACGCGCGACCCGCCGCCCACCAGAGCGCCCACGCTCGCGCTGTGGTGGGGCGCCTCCCACGGAGGCGTGCGCGAGAGGCGGGTCACCTGGGCACCCGCGAGCGAGCGCACACACGCCGCCGTGAGCGCCGCATCGTCGTCCAGGGGCGGCAGGATGCCCGGCAGCCGCCGCGCGAGCATCGTCTTGCCCGCACCCGGCGGTCCGCTCAGCAGAACGTGATGCCCACCGGCGGCGGCGACGACCATCGCCTCGACCGCCTCGGGCTGCCCGATGACGTCCGAGAGGTCGGGCACCTCGTCGGACGCCACCGGCTCGACCCCGCCCTGTACGCTCACGGCGTCGAGTTCGGGAGCATCGGTGGCCGCTCCGTGCCAGCGCAGCACGTCGGCCAGGCACACGGCGCCGAAGACCTCGATGCCCTCCACCAGCTCCGCCTCCGCCAGGTTGGCCCACGGGACGACCGCGCGGGCGACGCCACCGCGTGCCGCCGCGAGCACGGCGGGCAGCACCCCCGGCAGGGGGCGCAGTCGGCCGTCCAGCCCGAGCTCGCCGATGTGCACGGTCGAGGCCACACGCGCCGCATCCACCGGATGCTCCGTGGCCAAGGCCGCGACGGCGATCGCCACGTCGAAGCCGGACCCGTGCTTGGGCACGCTCGCCGGAGAGAGGTTCACCGTCAGGCGACGCCGCGGAAGGGGCAGGTTTCGATTGGCGCACGCATTCGTCACCCGCTGCACGGCCTCGCCGATGGCCTTGTCGGGGAGGCCGATGACCCGGAACCCCGGTGTCTGCGGCGTGAGGTCGGCCTCCACCTCGACGACGGCGCCGTCCAGCCCTGACAGCGCGATGGACAGCGTGCGCGCGGTCGTCACAGCGCATCCTCGAGGTGCTCCAGCATCGCGGTGGCCGGATCGACGCCGGTCAGCGCGATCGCGTCCACGCGCAGCCGCCGGCCGCGCGCGTCGGCGGGGTGGGACGCGATCCACGCCAGCGCCAGGCGCCACAGTCGCGCCGCCTTGCGCTCGTCGATGGCCTCGAGGGGATGGCCGAATGCGTCCGAGCGGCGGGACTTGACCTCCACGACGACGAGGTCGCGGCCGCGCACGGCGACGAGGTCGATCTCCCCCTGAGGGCACCGCCAGTTGCGGTCGAGGAGGGTGTACCCGTGCGCCCGCAGGTGCGCGGCCGCACGATCCTCGCCCGCCCTGCCGAAGTCGTCCTTGGCTGCCATGCGCTCAGCCTGACGGCGCGCGAACCCCCGGACGCGGGTGGTCGCGTCATCCGGGGACGGCGCGTGAAAGCCGGCGCCTGGGGAGGAGAGGTGGGCTCAGCCGTCGAGGGAGAGCTCTTCGGGAAGCTGGAAGTCGCGGCGCGACAGCTCCTCGACGTTGACGTCCTTGAAGGTGAGCACGCGCACGGACTTCACGAAGCGGTCTGCCCGGTAGATGTCCCACACCCACACGTCGTTCATCGAGATCTCGAAGTAGAAGTCGTGCTCGGTGTCACGACGCACGACGTTCACCTCGTTGGCGAGGTAGAAGCGGCGCTCGGTCTCGATCACGTACTGGAACTGCGAGACGACGTCGCGATACTCGCGGTACAGCGCGAGTTCGAGTTCGCGGTCGTAGTCCTCGAAGACATCGTCATCCATGGTGTCTCCATCCTAGGGCGCGGCATGCGGGTGCGGTGGGCGGAGCCCCGCCGCGTGGTCGGTCAGAACAGCGTGGGGGCGTCGGCGATCGCCCACGACTGTCGGTGATGCGGGCTCATCCCGTGCGCCCGGATCGCGTCGCGGTGCTCGGGGCTGGCGTAGCCCTTGTTGCGCACCCACTGGTAGGCCGGGGTCTCGTCGTGCAGGCCGGTCATGACCGCGTCACGGGCGACCTTGGCGATGACGGATGCCGCGGCGGCGCTCGCGCAATCGCGGTCGGCTTTGATCACGGGCGTGACGCGGAGCCCGGATGCACCGGCGGCGGTGATGTAGTCGTAGTTGCCGTCGAGGATGACGATCGCCTCTTCGGGGACCACACCGTAGGTCCGCAGGTCGGCGATGGCGCGGATCGCCGCCAGCCCGAGCGCCCGCATGATCCCGACCTGGTCGATCTCCGCCGAGCTCGCCCACCCGACGGCGCTGGCGGCGACCCACGACGACGCCCGCGCTGCCACGTCGGCACGCTTGAGCTCGGGCACGAGCTTGGAATCGCGCAGTCCGGCGGGGATCCGTTTACGTGAGCGCTCCGGGTCGATCACGGCCGCACCGACGGCCACCGGGCCTGCCAGGGCACCGCGGCCCACCTCGTCGCACGCGATGACCAGCGCGTGCTCCTTCAGCAGGCGCCGCTCGAGCGTCAGACGCGGCTCCACGACCGTCACGGCGCATCCTCGGACGAGGGAACGCCGGCGAAGACGTCATGGTGGAAGTCGATCGGACCGAAGCGGCTCACCGGCCACGTCTTGAGGAACGCCCGGCCCACGACGTTCTCCAGCGGGACGAAGCCCTCCCCCGGTTGGTCCTGGTTGTACCGGGAGTCACGCGAGCTGTCACGGTTGTCGCCCAGGACCCACAGCGACCCCTCCGGCACGTCGATCTCGTACGGCACGGGCTCGGCGGCGTCGCGGCCGGGCGGAAGGTTGAGGTAGTCGGTCTCGTCGATGGGGACGCCGTTGACACTCACCTGCCCGAGCGCGTTGCAGCAGACCACGTGGTCGCCGGCGACGCCGATCACCCGTTTGATGAGGTGATCGTCGCTGTCCGGCGCGGAGAGACCCACCAGCGACAGGAGCCACTCCCCGGCCTCCACGATCGGGGGGCGCGGGGCTCGGACGGTGGGCGGGAGCCACCCGCCCGGATCGCGGAAGACCACCACGTCGCCGCGCTCGTAGCCGCCGAACCGGGGCGTCACCTCGTCGACGAGGATGCGATCATCCACGAGCAGGGTCTGCGCCATCGACGCGGATGGGATGTAGAACGAACGCACGACGAAGGTCTTCACCAGGAACGACACCAGGAGCGCCACCACGACGATGACCACGACGTCGCGCAGGAAGATCAGCCAGCCGCGCCGGCGATCGTGCTCCCCGCCCGCGGGACCGGCGGCGGCCGCCGGGACGGATGCGGTCTGGTCGCTGCTCATGGGGATCCTTCACACCGGGCCCGCCGAGGACGACGCGGACCGCCCGTCAAGCGTCGCACACCTGGCGCGCGCAGCGGGAATCCACCCAGCGGTTCTGCGGGAAACGAGAAACGCCCCGGCCGGAGCCGGGGCGTTTCGGTACGGAGGCGCTCAGCGGTCGCGCTTCTCCTTGATCTTGGCCTTCTTGCCGCGCAGGGCGCGGAGGTAGTAGAGCTTGGCGCGGCGGACGTCGCCGCGGGTCACGACCTCGATGTGGTCGATGACCGGGCTGTGCACCGGGAAGGTGCGCTCGACGCCCACCTGGAAGCTGATCTTGCGGACGGTGAAGGTCTCGCGCACGCCGTCACCGGAGCGACCGAGCACGATGCCCTGGAAGATCTGGATACGAGAGCGCGTGCCCTCGGTGATGTTCACGTGCACCTTGACGGTGTCACCGGGACCGAAGTCGGGGATGTCGGAACGGAGCGAGGCCGCGTCGACGGCATCGAGGATCTGCATGATCTTCTCTTCCTGCGACCGCCACAGGTCGATCGCACGATGGTTGGTGAGGTTCGGAGTGTGCCCGAGGCCGCGGAACGCGGCGGTCTCCCCTGTGGCAGAGCCGGTCAGGGCACAATGATCCATTCTGCCATGGATGCGGAGCGCCCCCAAACCATCAGGCGTCCGGCGGGCGCTCCACGACGACGATCACGGGCGTCTCAGCGGCCTTGGGCTGCGCCTGCGGCTGAGGCTGCGGCGGAAGGTAGGCCGTGCCGTCGGCGGCGCGCAGGTAGGCCCGGGTGCCGTCCCGCGCCTCGCGCCACAGCTGCCACAGCGTCAGCCAGAACAGCGCGACGGCGACGAACAGGGTCAGCACGAGGACGGGCGCGAACCACGTGGCGTTGAACAGTCCCGTCGCGATGATGAGGGCATGCCAGACCCCGAACCCCAGCACGTCCCACCACGACACGGCTCGCGTCAGGCGCACGCTCGAGCGCGCCCGCACGAGGAACGCGAGGATCAGCTGGGAGACGAACACCGAGGGCATCGCGAGGAACAGCACCCACAGCAGCGCCCACCCGCCGGCGTCGAACGCGATCCAGCCGGCCAGCAGCCACGCCGGGAGCACGACGGCGGCCGGGAACAACCACCAGAAAAACGCGCGACGAAGCCACATGCTCCGATGCTAACGCGGGGGCCGCGCACCCGTCCCGGGCCCCGGATTTCCCTCGGCATCCTCTCGGCTGGCGCATGACGGAGAATGGAGGGGACGGAAGGACATCCATGATCGAGTTGCGCACCCCGGCGGAGATCGAGGCGATGCGGCCGGCCGGCCGCTTCGTGGCGGAGGCGCTGGCGACCCTGCGCGATGAGACCAAGGTGGGCACCAACCTGCTGGCGATCGACCGTCGCGCCCACGACATGATCCGTCGTGCCGGAGCCGAGTCGTGCTACATCGACTATCACCCCTCGTTCGGGGCGAGCCCCTTCGGCAAGGTCATCTGCACGTCGATCAACGACGCCGTGCTGCACGGGCTGCCGCACGACTACGCGCTGCGCGACGGCGACCTGGTGACGCTGGATTTCGCCGTGTCCGTGGACGGCTGGGTCGCCGATTCGGCGGTCTCCTTCGTCGTGGGCACACCGCGCGACGAAGACCTCGCACTCATCGACACCACCGAGCGTGCCCTGGATGCGGCGATCCACGCCGCGACCGTCGGAAACCGCATCGGCGACATCTCCGCCGCGATCGCCGCCGTCGCCCGCGCCGACGGGTACTCCATCAACAACGACTTCGGCGGGCACGGCGTGGGGCGCGAAATGCACGGCGACCCCCACGTGGCCAACGACGGCAAGCCCGGACGCGGCTATCCGCTGCGCGCAGGCCTCGTTCTGGCCCTGGAGCCGTGGTTCCTCGCCACCACCGACAAGCTCATCACCGACCCCGACGGCTGGACGCTGCGCAGCGCCGACGGGTCGCGCGGCGCGCACTCCGAGCACACCGTGGCCATCACCGAGGAGGGGCCCGTCATCCTGACGGATCGGTCCTTCCTCGGCGTGGACTGATCCGGCCGGATCAGGGCAGCGGAGTACTCACTCGGCCAGGAGGTCGGGGCGGCGCAGGCGCGTACGCTTCATCTGCTGTTCGCGGCGCCACGCGGCGATCGCGCCGTGATTGCCGCTGAGCAGGATCGGCGGCACCTCCCGGCCGCGCCACACGGCCGGCTTCGTGTACGACGGGTACTCCAGGAGACCGTCTTCGTGGGACTCCTCCACGAGGCTCTGCGGATTGCCGACGACGCCGGGGATGAGCCGGCCGATGGCTTCGATCATCGCCATCGCCGCGACCTCGCCGCCGTTGAGGACGTAGTCGCCCAGGCTGATCAGCCGCACCTCGCCCAGGGTGGCGGCCTCGGCGAAGACCCGCTCGTCGATCCCCTCGTAGCGACCGCATCCGAAGACCAGGTGCGGCGCATGCGCGAGTTCGCGCGCGGTGGACTGGCGGAACACCTCGCCGGCCGGGGACGGGAAGACGAAGACGGGGCGCTCGCGCGTGTCGCGCACGATGTCATCCAGCGCCTCGCCCCACGGCTCGGGCTTCATGACCATGCCGGCTCCGCCGCCGTAGGGGGTGTCATCGACGGTGCGGTGACGGTCGTGCGTCCAGTCCCGCAGGTCGTGGACGCGGATATCGAGCACGCCGGCCGCGCGGGCCTTGCCCAGGAGCGACACCTCGAGCGCGTCGAAGAAGGACGGGAAGATCGAGACGACGTCGATGCGCACGTCAGTCCTCCCGGGGCTCGTCCTCGTCGGATGCGGGAACGGCTTCGGCCGGCTCCGGCTCGTCGTCGGCCGCCGGGGGCAGCTCCTCGAACAGCCCGGGCGGCGGGGTGACCACCACGCGCCCGGCGGAGACATCGACCTCGGGGACGATCGCCTTCACGAACGGCACGAGGACCTCGCGCTCGCCCGCCGTCACGATCAGCAGGTCCTGCGCGGGCATGTGGTCCACGCGCGCCACGCGTCCGACCACCTCGCCGTCGCGCACGACGTCCAGGCCCACCAGCTGGTGGTCGTACCACGCGTCGTCCTCGGCGGGAGAGGTCGCGGCATCCTCATCGATCCAGAGGATGGCGCGGACGAGCTCCTCGGCGGCGGAACGGTCGTCCACGCCCTCGAAGAAGGCGACGGCGTGACTGTTCATCCAGCGGAACTCCCGCACGGTGAGCGTCTTGCCGTGCCACGGCGAGGACGTCGGCACCTGCAGTGTGAACGTCGCGCCAGGGACGAACCGGCCCTCGGGGTCATCGGTGTACAGCTCGAGCTTGAGGGCGCCCTTGAGCCCGTGCGCCTTGACCAGCCGGCCCACGCGCAGTTGCGTGCGCGGGGGCTTGGCGGGTCGGGGCTGTGCTGCGTCCGACATCAGTCGTCGGCGACGTCGACGCGAACGCGACGACCGTCCGCGAGCGCCGAGATGAGAGTACGCAGCGCTTTGGCCGTGCGTCCGCCGCGCCCGATCACGCGCCCCCGGTCGTCCGGGTGCACGCGCACCTCCAGCACGTCGCCTCGCGGGGACGTGCTGGAGCGGATGGTCACGTCGTCGGGGTGATCCACGATCCCCTTGACGACGTGCTCGAGCGCGGCGGCCAGCAACGGTTTACTCGGAGTCGGACGCCGCGGGGGCGTCGTCGGCGGAGGCGTCGGCCGCGGGGGCCTTCTTCTCGGCCTTGGGCTTGACGACGGACTTCTTGGACGAGTCGACCTCGAACGGAGCCTTCGGCTCGGCGACGCGCACCTTCGAGGAGGTGTCCTTCTCGCCCTTGAACTTGGCCCAGTCACCGGTGAGCTTCAGCAGCGCGGCGACCTGCTCGGTCGGCTGTGCGCCGACGCCGAGCCAGTACTGCGCGCGGTCGGAGTCGACCTCGATGAACGAGGGCTCCTCGGTGGGGTGGTACTTGCCGATCTCCTCGATGACACGACCATCGCGCTTGGTGCGCGAGTCGGCGACGACGATGCGGTAGTAGGGCGCGCGGATCTTTCCGAGACGCTTGAGACGGATCTTGACAGCCACGATTCTCCTGGTGGTGTGGAAGGTGACGAACCGGTCGCCGGAGTGGGGTACGCATCCGACGGAAGCTCAAATGGTCGGACCGGGGCTGGATAGAGGGTCGAGCACACGGTCCAGCCCTCTATTCTGCCAGACATCGGGGGATGCTGCGAAACGAGCGGTCGCGGTGCGTCCCCGTGTCAGACTGTCGCCATGACGGTCCCGTTCGCGCCCTCCGCACGTTCGTCGGTCGGGATCGAGTGGGAATTGATGCTCGCCGACCGCGAAACCGGCGATCTCGTCCCCCGCGCGCCCGACATCGTCGAGCCGCTGGAGGAGAGCACGAAGCTCGAGCGCTTCACCATCACGCAGGAACTGCTCACCAACACCATCGAGCTGACCAGCGGCGTCGGCGACACCGTCGCGGCCGCCGTGGATGACATCGCCGACGCGATCGCCGCCGTCCGCACGCAGACCGAGCCGCTCGGCGTCGAGCTGCTGTGCGCCGGCAGCCACCCCTTCGCGCAGTGGTACGACCAGCAGGTGACCGACAAGACGCGCTACCACAAGCTCATCGAGCGCACCCAGTGGTGGGGACGGAACATGCTCATCTGGGGCATCCACGTGCACGTGGGAGTGGAGGACGTCAACAAGGTGTTCCCCCTCATCGACGCGCTCTCGGTGTACCTGCCGCACCTGCAGGCGCTGTCGGCGTCGAGCCCGTTCTGGGCGGGAGAGCGCACCGGCTACGCCTCCAACCGCGCGCTGGTGTTCCAGCAGCTGCCCACCGCCGGGCTGCCGTGGCAGCTGGAGAACTGGGCCCAGTACGAGGCGTACCTGGATGACATGATGCGCACCGGCGTCATGGCCGACGCCACTGAGGTGCGGTGGGACGTCCGCCCCGCACCGCGCTGGGGCACGATCGAGATCCGCGCGTGCGACGGGATGTCGACCCTCCCCGAACTCGCCGCTGTCGCCGCGCTCGCCCAGACGCTCGTGGAACGCTTCTCGCGCGACCTCGACGAGGGGCGGCCGATCCCCCGCATCCCGCCGTGGTACATCCGGGAGAACAAGTGGCGCGCCGCCCGGTACGGCCTGGGCGCGCGCATCATCGTCGACGCCGAGGGGACGCAGGCGCCCGTCGTGGACCACCTCCGAGAGACGATCGACGAGGTCGCCGACATCGCCGTGGAGCTGAAGTGCGCGCGCGAGCTCGCCGCGCTCGAGACGATCCTCACGACCGGCGGCAGCTCCGCCCGTCAGCTCGCGGTGGCCGAGGCCGCCGACGGCGACCTGCGCGAGGTCGCGCAGCACCTCATCCGGGAGTTCCGCAGCGGGCCCACGCTGCGCGAGCACCTCCGCTCCTTCGCCTCCTGACCGGCCGCCGCTGGCCCGAATTCAGGAGAATCGCCGGAGTCAGGACCGAATCCGCTGCATCCCTCCTGATTCCGGTCGATCTCCTGAATCCGGTTGGTCATGATGAGCGGCTGGCGAGGTGGAGACCCTGCGCGATGGCGAGCACCACGGTCTCCTCGACGTACGCCCAGTCGAACAGCACCTGGTGGAAGTCGAACCGGAGCACCGTATAGCCGCGGAGGCGGAGGCGAGCGTCGTGGGCGATATCGCGGCGGCGGTCCGCGGCCCGGTGATGGGCGAAGCCGTCCAGCTGCACCACGAGCCGCTCCCCGATGAGCACGTCCACGGGGTGGCCATCGAGCCAGACCTGCTGGCGCAGGGCGATCCCGAGGGCGCGCATGCCCGCGAGAAAACGGGTTTCGAGTCCGGAGTCCGAGAGGAGGGATGCCGCGTCGGCCAGCTCCCGCGCCGCGGGGCTCCCCCACTGGACGGCCTGCAGGATGGGCGCCTCGGCGAGCCGCAGCCGTAACGCGGACTCCCACACGGCCATCGCCTCCGTGCGTGGCAGACACCGCGCGGCGTGGAACAGCACGTTGACGAGCGGGTCTTCGTTCGACGTCGGGGCGACCGGCGCGGGCCCCGCCGCCCAGTGCACCACGAGGCCGGCGGCGTCGAAACGAGCGGCGTTCGCGGCGACGGCGACGTGCACCCCGTCGTGGTTCGGGACCCACAGCCCGACGAGGACGGCCTGCGTGACGCACGTCGTCCGGCCGCTGACCGCTGCTGCCGCCACGCGGCGGGGATCGGCGTCAGGTGCGACGAGCCAGGAGCGGCGAACGCGGCGGAGCAACCCGAGTTCCACCGCGCGGGCGACATCGGTCTTGCCGAATCCCGCGGCGCGTGCGGCCGACGTATGGGCCACACCCTTGCCCTCGCGGACCCAGCGCAGGAGGGCGACGTGTCGAGACATGTCCTGAGCGTGCCGCCCGACCGCGACGGTCGGCGCCGTCGCACGCGATCCGTGGAGAGGACACGCCGATCGCCGCGTGGGGAGGAGACTCCGCCGCATCCGAATTCAGGAGATATGCCCGGATCAGGACGCCTGGGGCCTACTTCGGCCTGAATTCAGCGGATCTCCTGAATGTGGGCGCGGCCGCACCGGGACGGCGGCGGGTCAGCCGCGGCCGAGGAGCTTCTGCAGTTCGGCGAGGTCGGACTCGCTCGGCGCAGCCGCGCCGGCGCCGCCACCCAGGCCGAAGCCCGAGCCCGTCGGTGCGGCGGGGGCGGATGCGGCCAGGCCGGCGTTCTCCGCGGCCCGCTTGGCCGGATTGCCCGAGCGCGAGCCCTTCGACTTCTGCTGCTTGCCGCGCTTGGACGAGGCTCCGGGGCGACCGGCGCCGGGGACGGGACCCATCCCCGGGATGTTCGGCACACCGCCGCGGGCCATGGTCTTCATCATCTTCGCGGCCTGCTCGAAGCGCTGCACGAGGGAGTTCACGTCGGTCACGGTCATGCCCGAACCGCGCGCGATCCGCAGGCGCCGCG
Coding sequences within:
- a CDS encoding MFS transporter permease, with product MWLRRAFFWWLFPAAVVLPAWLLAGWIAFDAGGWALLWVLFLAMPSVFVSQLILAFLVRARSSVRLTRAVSWWDVLGFGVWHALIIATGLFNATWFAPVLVLTLFVAVALFWLTLWQLWREARDGTRAYLRAADGTAYLPPQPQPQAQPKAAETPVIVVVERPPDA
- the map gene encoding type I methionyl aminopeptidase, which codes for MIELRTPAEIEAMRPAGRFVAEALATLRDETKVGTNLLAIDRRAHDMIRRAGAESCYIDYHPSFGASPFGKVICTSINDAVLHGLPHDYALRDGDLVTLDFAVSVDGWVADSAVSFVVGTPRDEDLALIDTTERALDAAIHAATVGNRIGDISAAIAAVARADGYSINNDFGGHGVGREMHGDPHVANDGKPGRGYPLRAGLVLALEPWFLATTDKLITDPDGWTLRSADGSRGAHSEHTVAITEEGPVILTDRSFLGVD
- a CDS encoding YifB family Mg chelatase-like AAA ATPase encodes the protein MTTARTLSIALSGLDGAVVEVEADLTPQTPGFRVIGLPDKAIGEAVQRVTNACANRNLPLPRRRLTVNLSPASVPKHGSGFDVAIAVAALATEHPVDAARVASTVHIGELGLDGRLRPLPGVLPAVLAAARGGVARAVVPWANLAEAELVEGIEVFGAVCLADVLRWHGAATDAPELDAVSVQGGVEPVASDEVPDLSDVIGQPEAVEAMVVAAAGGHHVLLSGPPGAGKTMLARRLPGILPPLDDDAALTAACVRSLAGAQVTRLSRTPPWEAPHHSASVGALVGGGSRVVRPGAIARASGGVLFLDEAGEFAASALDALRQPLESGTIAIHRTGAYASYPARFQLVLATNPCPCGQYGVPGGTCVCPPHAIRRYLGRLSGPLLDRIDIELSLRRVSVAHRDAAPHVTTSAAARGRVLAARERTLARLKETPWRRNADVPGTWLRQGPLALAPIVRRPLDAALHRGALTLRGYDRVLRVAWTLADLAGRATVDVGDIGRALFLKRGVMA
- a CDS encoding DUF2469 family protein, which translates into the protein MDDDVFEDYDRELELALYREYRDVVSQFQYVIETERRFYLANEVNVVRRDTEHDFYFEISMNDVWVWDIYRADRFVKSVRVLTFKDVNVEELSRRDFQLPEELSLDG
- a CDS encoding YraN family protein, which codes for MAAKDDFGRAGEDRAAAHLRAHGYTLLDRNWRCPQGEIDLVAVRGRDLVVVEVKSRRSDAFGHPLEAIDERKAARLWRLALAWIASHPADARGRRLRVDAIALTGVDPATAMLEHLEDAL
- a CDS encoding ribonuclease HII, whose amino-acid sequence is MTVVEPRLTLERRLLKEHALVIACDEVGRGALAGPVAVGAAVIDPERSRKRIPAGLRDSKLVPELKRADVAARASSWVAASAVGWASSAEIDQVGIMRALGLAAIRAIADLRTYGVVPEEAIVILDGNYDYITAAGASGLRVTPVIKADRDCASAAAASVIAKVARDAVMTGLHDETPAYQWVRNKGYASPEHRDAIRAHGMSPHHRQSWAIADAPTLF
- the dprA gene encoding DNA-processing protein DprA → MSGFDLSADASTAALRGVRAASAASADVYARAVWSVLTEPGDRVAGALIAHLGAAPALRHALSGAAAESPVSPREMATARERWMPRADPALVATALERARRSGTRLVVPGDAEWPTRLDDLGEHAPHALWMQGTPGDWNVTPAVALVGARAATGYGEHVAAELSAELAGEGVTVVSGAAYGIDGAAHRAALSAGGRTVALLAGGVDRPYPTGHTDLLRRIASHGVVAGETPCGTAPSKWRFLARNRLIAALSDATIIVEAGVRSGSLNTAAHAASLGRALGAVPGPVTSAASAGAHRILREFDGVCITGADDVRELLGFTVAAPVATGSRTSELTRLLDAASTRVATPALELARRSGLAPAEVEALLGLAALSGDLLADGDGWRRAPTR
- the rplS gene encoding 50S ribosomal protein L19, encoding MQILDAVDAASLRSDIPDFGPGDTVKVHVNITEGTRSRIQIFQGIVLGRSGDGVRETFTVRKISFQVGVERTFPVHSPVIDHIEVVTRGDVRRAKLYYLRALRGKKAKIKEKRDR
- the lepB gene encoding signal peptidase I encodes the protein MSSDQTASVPAAAAGPAGGEHDRRRGWLIFLRDVVVIVVVALLVSFLVKTFVVRSFYIPSASMAQTLLVDDRILVDEVTPRFGGYERGDVVVFRDPGGWLPPTVRAPRPPIVEAGEWLLSLVGLSAPDSDDHLIKRVIGVAGDHVVCCNALGQVSVNGVPIDETDYLNLPPGRDAAEPVPYEIDVPEGSLWVLGDNRDSSRDSRYNQDQPGEGFVPLENVVGRAFLKTWPVSRFGPIDFHHDVFAGVPSSEDAP
- a CDS encoding tyrosine recombinase XerC, with protein sequence MLLSAATDAYLADLESVRRLAPATVRAYRSDLDDLIATVGDAPLAEVDVEHLREWSWGAAQHGLARSTLARRTAAVRGLFRWAREEHLIESDPTLRLTNPKRGRTLPQVASADSLREVLEELAVRAAEGDPVTLRDSAVLELLYGAGVRVSELCGLDVDDLDPQRRTVRVLGKGSKERVVPYGGAAARALDGYLVRARPALAARADDAGAALFLGVRGRRLGVRTVYDLVTRTVGPAVGSAAVGPHALRHSAATHLLDGGADLRAVQEILGHASLGTTQIYTHVSSERLKESYRLAHPRA